The following is a genomic window from Rhizobium sp. NRK18.
CAGTGCCATTGCATGGTTCCATTCATCTGCGATAGATCGGGGCGGAGCCCTCGATCGCGAGGGACGGAATCATTCCTGCGGCAAAGCATACCGGAAAAAGAGGAAAGGTCATGGCAAAACTCATTGCATTGCTGCTTGTGCTCGCCATGGCCGTGCAGATCATCAAGCCGATCGGCCTGCCGGGGCTGACGCGGCGGGGCGATTTCTGGAAGATCGCGGTCGGCGCTTTCGTACTGACCATGCTGACGGCGCTCATCCGGCCCGGCGGCTGATAGGCAGGCACCATCGAGACGACAGCGCCGAAATGAAAGAAGCCGCTGCAGCCAAAGGCGCAGCGGCTCCAACCTCCCTTGAACGGCGCGTTTTTTATGCTGCCTTTTCAAGATCCTTTTTCCAGCTGCCCTTGGCAGCCAGGCTGTTCATGCGTGCGCGGTGCGTAAACGCCCGCTGGCCGGCAGCGACGTTCTCGCACTTGCCGCCCCACGCCTTCAAAGCGTCCTCTTGCAGAGCACGTCCATACGAGAAGGTCAAGGCCCAAGGCATGTCATAGGTTGCATTCATGGCCGAGAGATGGGCCGTCGCCTCTTCGGTCGACTGGCCGCCGGACAGGAAGGCAATGCCCGGCACCGCGGCGGGAACGGTCGCTTTCAAGACGCGCACGGTGCGTTCCGCGACTTCGGCGACAGACGCCTTGCGGGCGTTCTTGCCGTCGATGACCATGTTCGGCTTTAGCACCATGCCCTCGAGATCGACCTTCATCTCGGCCAATTCGTTGAAGACGGTGCGCAGCACGAATTCGGTGACTTCCACGCAGCGGGCGATGTCGTGGTTGCCCGGCTTGCCGTCCATCAGGCACTCCGGCTCGACGATCGGCACGATGCCGGCTTCCTGGCAGAGGGCTGCGTAGCGGGCCAGTGCATGGGCGTTGGCCTTCAGCGAGCCGTAGGTCGGCAGTGTGTCGGAAATGGCGATCACGCCGCGCCACTTGGCGAAACGGGCGCCGGCCTCATGGTAACGCGCGAGCCGGTCGGCGAGGCCGTCGAGGCCCTCGGTGATGGTTTCGCCGGGGGCAAGCGCCATCGGCTTGGCGCCGGTGTCGACCTTGATGCCCGGAATGGAGCCGGCGGCCTTGATCAGCTCGACGAGCGGCGTGCCGTCGGCGGCCTTCTGGAAGAGGGTTTCCTCATAGAGGATGACGCCGGAGATGTAGTCGTTCATCGCCTCGTCGGCGCGAAACAGCATCTCGCGATAGTCGCGGCGGCTGTCGGCGGTCGATTCCAGACCGATCGTGTCAAACCGCTTCTTGATGGTGGAGGTGGATTCGTCGGCTGCCAGCAGGCCTTTGCCTCCGGTCACCATTTTCACAGCAATGTCTTCGAGGCGCTCGCTCATGCAACTACTCCCTGGGCAAATCTCAGCCTCCGTTAGCAGAAGTTTATGGCAATTAAAATGCAGGTGGATTTTATTGAAACGATTGAAATTATTTTAATCGTTTGAAATATTTGAGTAATTCACATCAATTTAACAAAAAGGAGCGGGAAATCCCGCTCCTTCGTGCACGCAATAATCGAAATGCTTACTGCTTGGTCAGGATCTCGACGCCCGGCAGGACCTTGCCTTCCATCCATTCCAGGAAGGCGCCGCCGGCGGTCGATACATAGGTGAAATCGTCTGCAACGCCGGCATGGTTGAGGGCCGAGACTGTGTCGCCGCCACCGGCAACCGAGACCAGCTCGCCGCCGGTCGTGCAGTTTGCCGCATGCTTTGCGGCGGCAACCGTCGCCGCATCGAAGGGCTCGATCTCGAATGCGCCGAGCGGGCCGTTCCAGACCAGCGTATGGGCCTTGGAGATCCAGGCATTGACGGCATCGACCGACTTCGGGCCAACGTCGAGCATCATCGCATCGGCGGGGATCGCGTCGATGGCGACGATCTCGTTGTCGGCGCCGGCCTTGAACTCGCGGGCAACCACACCGTCGACCGGAAGAACGATCTCGCAGCCGGACTTTTCCGCCTCGGCCATGATGGCCCGGGCGGTGTCGGCGAGGTCATGCTCGCAAAGCGACTTGCCGACATTGATGCCCTTGGCAGC
Proteins encoded in this region:
- a CDS encoding class I fructose-bisphosphate aldolase, which gives rise to MSERLEDIAVKMVTGGKGLLAADESTSTIKKRFDTIGLESTADSRRDYREMLFRADEAMNDYISGVILYEETLFQKAADGTPLVELIKAAGSIPGIKVDTGAKPMALAPGETITEGLDGLADRLARYHEAGARFAKWRGVIAISDTLPTYGSLKANAHALARYAALCQEAGIVPIVEPECLMDGKPGNHDIARCVEVTEFVLRTVFNELAEMKVDLEGMVLKPNMVIDGKNARKASVAEVAERTVRVLKATVPAAVPGIAFLSGGQSTEEATAHLSAMNATYDMPWALTFSYGRALQEDALKAWGGKCENVAAGQRAFTHRARMNSLAAKGSWKKDLEKAA